One Serinicoccus chungangensis genomic window carries:
- the gcvP gene encoding aminomethyl-transferring glycine dehydrogenase, giving the protein MSHHSPDFVARHVGPRPDDVDRMLEVVGYDSLEALVEAATPEGIRGAAPLAIEAAASEQAVIAELRELASRNSVVTPMIGLGYYGTQTPPVVLRNILENPAWYTAYTPYQPEISQGRLEALLNFQTVVTDLTGLAVAGASMLDEGTAAAEAMALMRRSSKVAQDAVLLLDEHVFPQTEAVVRARAQAIGWQVVTADVSGVSDADGLRAAAGDQEVFGVLVQYPGADGQVRDVTALSAAAHEAGALVTAAADLLALTLLAPPSRWGADVAVGSTQRLGVPLGFGGPHAGYLAVREGLERTLPGRLVGVSKDVDGKQAYRLALQTREQHIRREKATSNICTAQVLLAVMASMYAVWHGPEGLRRIARRVHGQAAALAEVLTGAGLELAGDRFFDTLQVRVPGRAGEVLAAALERGINLWRVDDDTVLLSVDELTTTADLRAVAEAFGADPDGLPSGDGTEEGSSGEDLPALFGDLSRAGDEAYLTHPVFSSHRSETAMLRYLRTLSDKDYALDRGMIPLGSCTMKLNPTTAMESVTWPEFGSIHPFAPADQSEGYRELIAQLCGWLEEITGYDRVSLQPNAGAQGEFAGLLAIRQYHLARGDDQRTVCLIPASAHGTNAASAVMAGLKVVVVKSTGTGEVDLEDLRAKIDTHREQLAAIMVTYPSTHGVYEDTITELCELVHEAGGQVYVDGANLNALLGIAKPGEFGGDVSHLNLHKTFTIPHGGGGPGVGPVAVREHLAPYLPNHPFDEQAGPQSGPGPISAAPFGSAGILQIPWAYIRLMGGEGLTRSGQVAVLSANYVARRLHEHFPVLYTGDHGLVAHECILDLRGLTKTTGVSVDDVAKRLIDYGFHAPTMSFPVAGTLMVEPTESEDLTEIDRFIDAMIAIRAEMDEAAQAEGGVEASALRGAPHTALSLAGEWDASYDRMHAAYPPGVDPDRKYWPPVRRIDGVFGDRNLVCSCPPPEHFES; this is encoded by the coding sequence ATGAGCCACCACTCACCCGACTTCGTCGCCCGTCACGTCGGCCCCCGCCCCGACGACGTCGACCGCATGCTCGAGGTCGTCGGCTACGACAGCCTCGAGGCCCTGGTCGAGGCGGCCACCCCCGAGGGCATCCGCGGGGCGGCGCCGCTGGCGATCGAGGCCGCGGCCAGCGAGCAGGCGGTCATCGCCGAGCTCCGCGAGCTCGCCAGCCGCAACAGCGTCGTCACCCCGATGATCGGCCTGGGCTACTACGGCACCCAGACCCCGCCGGTGGTCCTGCGCAACATCCTGGAGAACCCGGCCTGGTACACCGCCTACACGCCCTACCAGCCGGAGATCTCGCAGGGCCGCCTCGAGGCCCTGCTCAACTTCCAGACCGTCGTCACCGACCTCACCGGGCTGGCGGTGGCCGGCGCGTCCATGCTCGACGAGGGCACGGCGGCCGCGGAGGCGATGGCGCTCATGCGACGCTCCAGCAAGGTGGCCCAGGACGCCGTGCTGCTGCTCGACGAGCACGTCTTCCCGCAGACCGAGGCCGTCGTCCGGGCCCGGGCGCAGGCCATCGGCTGGCAGGTCGTCACGGCCGACGTCAGCGGCGTCTCCGACGCCGACGGCCTGCGCGCCGCGGCGGGGGACCAGGAGGTCTTCGGGGTGCTCGTCCAGTACCCGGGGGCCGACGGCCAGGTCCGCGACGTCACCGCCCTCAGCGCCGCGGCCCACGAGGCCGGTGCCCTCGTCACCGCCGCCGCGGACCTGCTCGCGCTCACCCTGCTCGCGCCGCCGTCGCGGTGGGGTGCCGACGTCGCCGTCGGCAGCACCCAGCGCCTCGGGGTGCCGCTCGGCTTCGGCGGCCCGCACGCGGGCTACCTCGCCGTCCGCGAAGGCCTGGAGCGCACCCTGCCCGGGCGCCTCGTCGGCGTGTCGAAGGACGTCGACGGCAAGCAGGCCTACCGGCTGGCGCTGCAGACGCGCGAGCAGCACATCCGGCGGGAGAAGGCGACGTCCAACATCTGCACGGCGCAGGTCCTGCTCGCCGTCATGGCGTCGATGTATGCCGTGTGGCACGGCCCCGAGGGGCTGCGCCGGATCGCGCGGCGGGTGCACGGCCAGGCCGCGGCCCTCGCCGAGGTGCTCACCGGGGCCGGCCTCGAGCTCGCCGGGGACCGCTTCTTCGACACCCTGCAGGTGCGCGTCCCGGGGCGGGCGGGCGAGGTGCTCGCGGCCGCGCTCGAGCGCGGCATCAACCTGTGGCGGGTCGACGACGACACGGTGCTGCTGTCCGTCGACGAGCTGACGACCACGGCGGACCTGCGGGCCGTCGCGGAGGCGTTCGGCGCGGACCCGGACGGGCTGCCCTCCGGCGACGGCACCGAGGAGGGGAGCTCCGGGGAGGACCTCCCCGCGCTGTTCGGCGACCTCTCCCGCGCCGGGGACGAGGCATACCTCACCCACCCGGTGTTCTCCAGCCACCGCAGCGAGACCGCCATGCTGCGCTACCTGCGCACGCTCTCCGACAAGGACTACGCGCTGGACCGGGGCATGATCCCGCTGGGCTCGTGCACCATGAAGCTCAACCCGACGACGGCCATGGAGTCGGTGACCTGGCCGGAGTTCGGGTCGATCCACCCCTTCGCGCCGGCCGACCAGAGCGAGGGCTACCGCGAGCTCATCGCCCAGCTGTGCGGCTGGCTGGAGGAGATCACCGGCTACGACCGGGTGTCCCTGCAGCCGAACGCCGGCGCGCAGGGCGAGTTCGCCGGGCTCCTCGCCATCCGGCAGTACCACCTGGCCCGCGGCGACGACCAGCGGACCGTCTGCCTCATCCCGGCCAGCGCGCACGGCACCAACGCCGCGAGCGCGGTGATGGCGGGCCTCAAGGTCGTCGTGGTGAAGAGCACCGGGACCGGGGAGGTCGACCTCGAGGACCTGCGCGCCAAGATCGACACGCACCGTGAGCAGCTGGCCGCGATCATGGTGACCTACCCGTCGACGCACGGGGTCTACGAGGACACCATCACCGAGCTCTGCGAGCTGGTGCACGAGGCCGGTGGCCAGGTCTACGTCGACGGCGCCAACCTCAACGCCCTCCTCGGGATCGCCAAGCCCGGGGAGTTCGGCGGCGACGTCAGCCACCTCAACCTGCACAAGACCTTCACCATCCCGCACGGCGGCGGCGGCCCCGGCGTCGGCCCGGTCGCCGTGCGCGAGCACCTCGCGCCGTACCTGCCCAACCACCCCTTCGACGAGCAGGCCGGACCGCAGAGTGGCCCCGGACCGATCTCGGCGGCCCCCTTCGGCTCGGCCGGCATCCTGCAGATCCCGTGGGCCTACATCCGGCTCATGGGCGGGGAGGGGCTCACCCGCTCCGGGCAGGTCGCGGTGCTGTCGGCCAACTACGTGGCCCGCCGGCTGCACGAGCACTTCCCGGTGCTCTACACCGGCGACCACGGGCTGGTGGCGCACGAGTGCATCCTCGACCTGCGCGGCCTGACCAAGACCACCGGGGTGAGCGTCGACGACGTCGCCAAGCGGCTCATCGACTACGGCTTCCACGCCCCGACGATGTCCTTCCCGGTGGCGGGCACCCTCATGGTCGAGCCGACCGAGTCCGAGGACCTCACCGAGATCGACCGCTTCATCGACGCGATGATCGCCATCCGCGCGGAGATGGACGAGGCGGCGCAGGCCGAGGGCGGCGTCGAGGCCAGCGCGCTGCGCGGGGCCCCGCACACCGCGCTGTCCCTGGCGGGGGAGTGGGACGCGTCCTACGACCGGATGCACGCGGCCTACCCCCCTGGCGTCGACCCCGACCGGAAGTACTGGCCGCCGGTGCGCCGCATCGACGGCGTCTTCGGCGACCGCAACCTCGTCTGCTCCTGCCCCCCGCCGGAGCACTTCGAGTCCTGA
- a CDS encoding glutamate--cysteine ligase, with product MGQEVSHSEFTREQRLAFRAKVRDDLDCFEQMLEGSRFDFTRPQMGLEIELNLVDEESLDPALRNREVLADIGEGDFQTEVGRYNIELNVPPRPMAGDQAVRLERWLSQSLRRAGDAARGHGCRVASVGVVPTLQAELFDQPWLSDGVRYTALNDSLIRERGEGLELEIEGPTGERVESYHDTIGPLSGCTSVQLHQQVTPLDFPVYWNAATVISSLQIAVGANSPYFFGKRLWAETRIPLFTQMTDTRSIELKHQGVRPRAYFGRTWITSIFDLFEENVRSFPALLPETSDEDAKAVLAAGGVPHLLDLKLHNGTVWRWNRPIYDTTQGVPHLRVENRVLPAGPTAVDTVANACFYYGLLESFTTSGRPIWTKMAFADADRNFREAAKHGIAATQVWPGVGTLPAVDLVADHLLSVADDGLAALGLRREVRSHYLSVIEGRCRARTNGASWQVAVTEAYEAAGYSRPEALRAMFGHYLDHAEENTPVHTWEVPEVQAPAAADADREGVAQVTGRSA from the coding sequence ATGGGCCAAGAGGTGAGTCACAGCGAGTTCACGCGGGAGCAGCGGCTGGCGTTCCGAGCCAAGGTCCGCGACGACCTCGACTGCTTCGAGCAGATGCTCGAGGGGAGCCGGTTCGACTTCACCCGCCCGCAGATGGGTCTGGAGATCGAGCTCAACCTCGTCGACGAGGAGTCGCTGGACCCGGCGCTGCGCAACCGTGAGGTGCTGGCCGACATCGGCGAGGGCGACTTCCAGACCGAGGTCGGGCGTTACAACATCGAGCTCAACGTGCCGCCGCGGCCGATGGCCGGCGACCAGGCCGTGCGGCTGGAGCGCTGGCTGTCCCAGTCGCTGCGGCGCGCCGGCGACGCGGCCCGCGGCCACGGCTGCCGGGTCGCCTCGGTGGGCGTCGTCCCCACCCTGCAGGCCGAGCTCTTCGACCAGCCGTGGCTCTCCGACGGGGTGCGCTACACCGCGCTCAACGACTCGCTCATCCGTGAGCGCGGCGAGGGCCTGGAGCTGGAGATCGAGGGGCCGACGGGGGAGCGCGTCGAGAGCTACCACGACACCATCGGGCCGCTCTCGGGATGCACCTCGGTGCAGCTGCACCAGCAGGTGACGCCGCTGGACTTCCCGGTCTACTGGAACGCCGCGACGGTCATCTCGAGCCTGCAGATCGCCGTCGGCGCCAACTCGCCCTACTTCTTCGGCAAGCGGCTGTGGGCCGAGACCCGCATCCCGCTCTTCACGCAGATGACCGACACCCGCTCGATCGAGCTCAAGCACCAGGGCGTGCGGCCGCGGGCCTACTTCGGGCGCACCTGGATCACCTCGATCTTCGACCTCTTCGAGGAGAACGTCCGGTCCTTCCCGGCGCTGCTGCCGGAGACCTCGGACGAGGACGCCAAGGCGGTGCTCGCGGCGGGCGGTGTCCCGCACCTGCTCGACCTCAAGCTGCACAACGGCACGGTATGGCGCTGGAACCGCCCGATCTACGACACCACCCAGGGCGTCCCCCACCTGCGGGTGGAGAACCGCGTGCTGCCCGCCGGGCCCACGGCCGTCGACACGGTCGCCAACGCCTGCTTCTACTACGGGCTGCTGGAGTCCTTCACGACCAGCGGTCGCCCGATCTGGACCAAGATGGCCTTCGCCGACGCCGACCGCAACTTCCGGGAGGCCGCCAAGCACGGCATCGCGGCGACCCAGGTCTGGCCCGGCGTCGGCACCCTGCCGGCCGTCGACCTCGTGGCGGACCACCTGCTCTCGGTCGCCGACGACGGTCTGGCGGCGCTGGGCCTGCGGCGCGAGGTCCGCAGCCACTACCTCTCCGTCATCGAGGGCAGGTGTCGCGCCCGCACCAACGGGGCGAGCTGGCAGGTGGCGGTCACCGAGGCCTACGAGGCGGCCGGCTACTCCCGGCCGGAGGCCCTGCGGGCCATGTTCGGGCACTACCTCGACCACGCCGAGGAGAACACCCCGGTGCACACGTGGGAGGTGCCCGAGGTGCAGGCGCCCGCAGCCGCCGACGCCGACCGGGAAGGCGTGGCGCAGGTCACCGGGCGCTCGGCCTAG
- a CDS encoding histidine phosphatase family protein — MDDPTSEIPGPAIPPHRLVLIRHGETEWSRSGQHTGLTDLPLLPEGEEAASGLQKVLAGRTFAHVRCSPLQRARHTADLAGLRVDEIDEDLKEWDYGGYEGRSTPDIRRELGYRWNVFHHGVVPGDTPGETVEQVAGRASVVLERVWPHLFDGDVALVGHGHALRILTSVYLRQAPRFGQHLTFEVGSVAILGHHREQPTVEAWNHR, encoded by the coding sequence ATGGACGACCCCACCAGCGAGATCCCCGGCCCTGCCATCCCCCCGCACCGCCTCGTGCTCATCCGGCACGGGGAGACCGAGTGGTCGCGCTCCGGCCAGCACACCGGCCTCACCGACCTGCCGCTGCTGCCCGAGGGCGAGGAGGCCGCCAGCGGGCTGCAGAAGGTCCTGGCCGGCCGGACCTTCGCCCACGTGCGCTGCTCCCCGCTGCAGCGGGCCCGGCACACCGCCGACCTGGCCGGCCTGCGGGTCGACGAGATCGACGAGGACCTCAAGGAGTGGGACTACGGCGGCTACGAGGGCCGCAGCACCCCGGACATCCGCCGGGAGCTGGGCTACCGGTGGAACGTCTTCCACCACGGGGTCGTCCCCGGCGACACCCCGGGTGAGACCGTGGAGCAGGTCGCCGGCCGCGCCAGCGTCGTGCTGGAGCGGGTGTGGCCCCACCTCTTCGACGGGGACGTCGCCCTCGTGGGCCACGGGCACGCGTTGCGCATCCTCACCAGCGTCTACCTGCGGCAGGCGCCGCGGTTCGGTCAGCACCTCACCTTCGAGGTCGGCTCGGTGGCCATCCTCGGCCACCACCGCGAGCAGCCCACGGTGGAGGCCTGGAACCACCGCTAG
- a CDS encoding OsmC family protein, with protein sequence MADDTYRSVSLTRTGPGQFEAVNARGGSIPVGMGAGEDGTAFSPVELLLVAVAGCSGIDVDLLTSRKAEPLSFEVSAGAEKLRDEDGNHLGPVTVTVQVAFPDDAGGQEARDRLPDAVAKSRDRLCTVSRTVALPTQVDFEIR encoded by the coding sequence ATGGCTGACGACACCTACCGCTCCGTGTCCCTCACCCGCACCGGCCCCGGGCAGTTCGAGGCCGTGAACGCCCGCGGCGGGTCGATCCCCGTGGGGATGGGTGCCGGCGAGGACGGCACGGCGTTCTCCCCGGTGGAGCTGCTGCTCGTGGCGGTGGCCGGCTGCTCCGGCATCGACGTCGACCTGCTGACCTCCCGCAAGGCCGAGCCGCTGTCCTTCGAGGTCTCCGCCGGGGCCGAGAAGCTGCGGGACGAGGACGGCAACCACCTCGGCCCGGTGACGGTCACCGTGCAGGTCGCCTTCCCGGACGACGCGGGCGGTCAGGAGGCGCGGGACCGGCTGCCGGACGCCGTCGCGAAGTCCCGGGACCGGCTGTGCACCGTCTCCCGCACGGTCGCCCTGCCGACGCAGGTCGACTTCGAGATCCGCTGA
- a CDS encoding APC family permease, with product MPSGGPSPGGTGGAGGALLRTLTLRDAVVVGLGAMLGAGVFAVWGPATRAAGPAVLVAVLLAGAVATCNALSSAALAARHPAAGGAYVYGRERLGPLWGYLAGWTFVVGKTASCAAMAMTAAAYLAPGRERTAAAVSVVVVTALNLAGVQRSAGVTRVVVAVVLATLVGVLVAAGRPGGPAEAGVELTAGDDVLGLLQGAALFFFAFAGYARVATLGEEVRDPARTIPRAVVVSLGVVLVVYLLLAVGLLRGLGVPGVAGSSAPVADLAATALPGPAEGVVRVVAGLAALGALLNLLLGISRTTVAMARDGHLPRTLAVLSGPRRVPRAAEVGVGAVLLLVVLLADLRGAIAFSSFGVLLYYAVANASALTLRGEWVGAPWVPALGLAGCLTLALALPGPAVGGGLAVLALGLVGYTLTRRRDAAG from the coding sequence ATGCCGTCGGGGGGCCCGTCCCCGGGAGGGACGGGCGGCGCGGGCGGGGCCCTGCTGCGCACGCTCACCCTGCGGGACGCGGTCGTCGTCGGGCTGGGGGCCATGCTGGGCGCCGGCGTGTTCGCGGTGTGGGGTCCGGCCACGCGGGCCGCGGGCCCCGCCGTCCTGGTCGCGGTGCTGCTGGCCGGGGCGGTCGCCACCTGCAACGCGCTGTCCTCGGCGGCACTCGCGGCGCGCCACCCCGCGGCCGGGGGCGCCTACGTCTACGGGCGCGAGCGGCTGGGTCCGCTCTGGGGCTACCTCGCCGGGTGGACGTTCGTCGTCGGCAAGACCGCCTCCTGCGCCGCCATGGCGATGACCGCCGCCGCCTACCTCGCGCCGGGCCGGGAGCGGACGGCCGCCGCCGTCTCCGTCGTCGTCGTCACGGCGCTCAACCTCGCCGGGGTGCAGCGCTCCGCGGGCGTGACCCGGGTGGTCGTGGCGGTGGTGCTCGCCACCCTCGTGGGGGTCCTCGTCGCGGCCGGTCGACCCGGCGGGCCGGCGGAGGCGGGCGTCGAGCTCACCGCCGGGGACGACGTCCTCGGTCTGCTGCAGGGGGCCGCCCTCTTCTTCTTCGCCTTCGCCGGGTACGCCCGGGTCGCCACCCTCGGTGAGGAGGTGCGGGACCCGGCGCGGACCATCCCTCGCGCGGTGGTCGTCTCGTTGGGCGTGGTCCTCGTGGTCTACCTGCTCCTGGCGGTCGGCCTGCTCCGCGGCCTCGGCGTCCCGGGGGTGGCGGGCTCCTCGGCGCCGGTGGCCGACCTCGCGGCGACGGCCCTCCCGGGGCCGGCGGAGGGCGTGGTGCGGGTCGTCGCCGGGCTCGCCGCGCTCGGTGCCCTGCTCAACCTGCTGCTGGGCATCTCGAGGACGACCGTGGCGATGGCCCGGGACGGCCACCTCCCCCGGACCCTGGCGGTCCTGTCCGGGCCGCGCCGGGTGCCGCGGGCCGCCGAGGTGGGCGTGGGCGCCGTGCTGCTCCTGGTGGTCCTGCTGGCGGACCTGCGCGGGGCCATCGCCTTCTCCAGCTTCGGGGTGCTGCTCTACTACGCGGTCGCCAACGCCAGCGCGCTGACGCTGCGGGGGGAGTGGGTCGGCGCCCCCTGGGTGCCCGCCCTCGGTCTCGCCGGGTGCCTGACGCTCGCCCTGGCGCTACCGGGACCCGCCGTCGGCGGTGGGCTGGCCGTCCTCGCCCTGGGACTGGTCGGCTACACCCTGACCCGGCGCCGGGACGCTGCGGGGTGA
- a CDS encoding DUF421 domain-containing protein: MRDLWHYIGITPAGAIAVVLSTVTIYFVFGAVLRLWGQRLYSSPRSLDLAIVTVLGAIVGRSTMGHVPTLTGGLIALGTLATLEVLFRNLRRLPLPQLDGQSRARAAVLVVAGKVQNDTMRTYGLTTPMLWSALRQAGVSHLTQVALVVLEPNGQISVVRAGQPIHPRALLGVKGAHRVQEHLRDAGHLHTGHAEQPRAAHPSEPTPGSSPRSVPAPGQGVADQSQGEDGQPTADGGSR, encoded by the coding sequence ATGCGTGACCTGTGGCACTACATCGGGATCACCCCTGCCGGGGCGATCGCCGTGGTGCTCAGCACGGTCACCATCTACTTCGTCTTCGGCGCGGTGCTGCGGCTGTGGGGCCAGCGCCTCTACTCCAGCCCGCGCAGCCTCGACCTGGCCATCGTCACCGTGCTCGGCGCCATCGTCGGCCGGTCCACGATGGGCCACGTGCCGACCCTGACCGGAGGCCTGATCGCGCTCGGCACGCTGGCCACCCTGGAGGTGCTCTTCCGCAACCTGCGGCGGCTGCCGCTGCCGCAGCTGGACGGGCAGTCGCGCGCCCGGGCGGCCGTCCTCGTGGTGGCGGGCAAGGTGCAGAACGACACGATGCGGACCTACGGGCTGACGACGCCCATGCTGTGGAGCGCCCTGCGCCAGGCCGGCGTCAGCCACCTCACGCAGGTGGCTCTCGTGGTCCTGGAGCCGAACGGGCAGATCTCCGTCGTGCGGGCCGGTCAGCCGATCCACCCGCGCGCCCTGCTCGGGGTCAAGGGCGCGCACCGGGTGCAGGAGCACCTGCGCGACGCCGGGCACCTGCACACCGGCCACGCCGAGCAGCCGCGGGCCGCCCACCCCTCGGAGCCGACGCCCGGCTCCTCACCCCGCAGCGTCCCGGCGCCGGGTCAGGGTGTAGCCGACCAGTCCCAGGGCGAGGACGGCCAGCCCACCGCCGACGGCGGGTCCCGGTAG
- a CDS encoding GNAT family N-acetyltransferase, which translates to MDEDMAPGTAYRWSRLGEQDVTAWAELVNHLAVADGTEEFLSAEDLAEELRTPGHDPAQDSWAVWQGDAMVGYGVALVPPTTDHEGQARGYLGGGVHADHRGRGLGTALLDRLEPRAVELLAQRHAGVPGYLSAGGGRQGSAAQELLSDRGYAVVRWFNLLTRPVADGPVVREVEGVELRSPRPEDEEAVRLAHNAAFRDHWGSGPQSAELWHEHWSSRSARPAVSTLAWAVDGELAGQVVAYVMVGQWVDREAYVTILGTVPEARGRGVAAAALARTIAEAERSGDLDVIELDVDSASLTGATRLYERLGFVHKHATCAMRRPLPRSS; encoded by the coding sequence ATGGACGAGGACATGGCGCCGGGCACGGCATACCGCTGGAGCAGGCTGGGCGAGCAGGACGTGACGGCGTGGGCCGAGCTGGTCAACCACCTGGCCGTGGCCGACGGGACCGAGGAGTTCCTCTCCGCCGAGGACCTGGCCGAGGAGCTGCGCACCCCCGGGCACGACCCCGCGCAGGACTCCTGGGCGGTCTGGCAGGGTGACGCCATGGTCGGCTACGGCGTCGCCCTCGTCCCGCCGACGACCGACCACGAGGGCCAGGCCCGGGGCTACCTCGGCGGGGGCGTGCACGCCGACCACCGGGGGCGCGGCCTGGGCACCGCGCTGCTGGACCGGCTCGAGCCGCGGGCCGTCGAGCTGCTGGCGCAGCGTCACGCCGGGGTGCCCGGCTACCTCTCCGCGGGTGGCGGGCGGCAGGGGTCCGCCGCGCAGGAGCTCCTCTCCGACCGGGGGTATGCCGTGGTGCGCTGGTTCAACCTGCTGACGCGCCCGGTGGCCGACGGCCCGGTGGTCCGGGAGGTCGAGGGTGTCGAGCTCCGCTCGCCGCGGCCGGAGGACGAGGAGGCCGTGCGCCTGGCCCACAACGCGGCGTTCCGCGACCACTGGGGCTCCGGTCCGCAGTCGGCCGAGCTCTGGCACGAGCACTGGTCCTCGCGCAGCGCCCGTCCCGCGGTGTCCACCCTCGCCTGGGCCGTCGACGGGGAGCTGGCCGGCCAGGTCGTCGCCTACGTCATGGTCGGCCAGTGGGTGGACCGGGAGGCCTACGTCACCATCCTCGGCACGGTTCCCGAGGCTCGTGGGCGTGGTGTCGCCGCGGCGGCCCTGGCCCGGACCATCGCGGAGGCGGAGCGCAGCGGCGACCTGGACGTCATCGAGCTCGACGTGGACTCGGCCAGCCTCACCGGGGCGACCCGGCTCTACGAGCGCCTGGGCTTCGTGCACAAGCACGCCACCTGTGCGATGCGCCGACCGCTGCCGCGCTCGTCCTAG
- a CDS encoding alpha/beta fold hydrolase, whose product MTSAPDAATGPLAQTVVGDGGPTVVFCHGLLGRGRNFTGIAKALQPDFRCVLLDMPDHGRSPWTERIDYSTAAELLVEQLQVLATDGPVHLVGHSMGGKTAMTAALRAPELVDRLVVVDVSPTGAGEVGEFEHLISSLLAIDLDAITSHGQADAELAGAVDSRMLRGFLLQNLRRDPETHAFGWQPHLEVLLRDLASITGDVPHGGRTFTGPVLWVGGSESGYITPEQEGPMRALFPRTVQVTIKGAGHWVHSEQPEAFTATLRHFLRAA is encoded by the coding sequence GTGACCTCCGCACCCGACGCCGCCACCGGACCCCTCGCCCAGACCGTCGTCGGCGACGGCGGACCGACCGTGGTCTTCTGCCACGGTCTGCTGGGTCGCGGCCGCAACTTCACCGGCATCGCCAAGGCGCTGCAGCCGGACTTCCGCTGCGTCCTGCTCGACATGCCCGACCACGGACGCTCGCCGTGGACCGAGCGCATCGACTACTCGACCGCGGCCGAGCTGCTCGTCGAGCAGCTGCAGGTGCTCGCGACCGACGGGCCGGTGCACCTCGTCGGCCACTCGATGGGCGGCAAGACCGCCATGACCGCCGCCCTGCGCGCCCCCGAGCTGGTCGACCGGCTGGTGGTCGTCGACGTCAGCCCCACCGGCGCGGGGGAGGTGGGGGAGTTCGAGCACCTCATCTCCTCCCTGCTCGCCATCGACCTCGACGCGATCACCTCGCACGGCCAGGCCGACGCCGAGCTGGCCGGTGCCGTCGACTCGCGGATGCTGCGCGGCTTCCTGCTGCAGAACCTGCGGCGCGACCCCGAGACGCACGCCTTCGGCTGGCAGCCCCACCTCGAGGTGCTCCTGCGCGACCTCGCCAGCATCACCGGAGACGTCCCGCACGGGGGGCGGACCTTCACCGGGCCGGTGCTCTGGGTCGGCGGCAGCGAGTCCGGCTACATCACCCCGGAGCAGGAGGGCCCGATGCGGGCGCTCTTCCCGCGCACCGTCCAGGTCACCATCAAGGGTGCCGGGCACTGGGTGCACTCGGAGCAGCCGGAGGCGTTCACCGCCACGTTGCGCCACTTCCTGCGGGCCGCCTGA
- a CDS encoding L-threonylcarbamoyladenylate synthase codes for MARFLDIHPVDPQPRLIRQVAEVLTEGGLVAFPTDACYSLGARLDDPAAKARIVSIRQLDDRHHFTLMCADFSQLGQFVQLDTAVFRTVKAATPGCYTFILPATKEVPRRLLHPKKKTVGVRIPADPICRHLLSEMGEPLLTSTLLMPGEEEPLGYGWEVKERLDHQVEVVVDGDQTGCEPTTVVDLSEGYAEVLRVGSGDPTPFR; via the coding sequence ATGGCACGCTTCCTCGACATCCACCCGGTCGACCCGCAGCCCCGGCTCATCCGGCAGGTGGCGGAGGTGCTCACCGAGGGAGGTCTCGTGGCCTTCCCCACCGACGCCTGCTACAGCCTGGGTGCGCGACTGGACGACCCGGCCGCCAAGGCCCGCATCGTCAGCATCCGCCAGCTCGACGACCGCCACCACTTCACCCTCATGTGCGCCGACTTCTCCCAGCTCGGGCAGTTCGTGCAGCTCGACACCGCGGTCTTCCGCACCGTCAAGGCCGCCACCCCCGGGTGCTACACCTTCATCCTGCCGGCGACCAAGGAGGTGCCGCGACGCCTGCTGCACCCCAAGAAGAAGACGGTCGGCGTCCGCATCCCGGCCGACCCGATCTGTCGCCACCTGCTCTCGGAGATGGGGGAGCCGCTGCTGACGAGCACCCTGCTCATGCCGGGTGAGGAGGAGCCGCTGGGCTACGGCTGGGAGGTCAAGGAGCGCCTGGACCACCAGGTGGAGGTCGTCGTCGACGGCGACCAGACGGGGTGCGAGCCGACGACCGTGGTCGACCTCTCCGAGGGCTACGCCGAGGTCCTGCGGGTGGGATCGGGGGACCCCACGCCCTTCCGGTGA
- a CDS encoding metal-sensitive transcriptional regulator yields the protein MELAPETVKPSITRLRRAHGQLAAVIRMLEEGRDCEDVVTQLAAVSKALDRAGYTIIASGLRQCLVEEDGEVDTKKMEKLFLSLA from the coding sequence GTGGAACTCGCGCCGGAGACCGTCAAGCCCTCGATCACCCGACTGCGCCGCGCCCACGGGCAGCTGGCGGCCGTCATCCGCATGCTCGAGGAGGGTCGCGACTGCGAGGACGTGGTCACCCAGCTCGCCGCGGTGAGCAAGGCCCTGGACCGCGCCGGCTACACCATCATCGCCAGCGGCCTGCGCCAGTGCCTGGTCGAGGAGGACGGCGAGGTCGACACCAAGAAGATGGAGAAGCTCTTCCTCTCCCTCGCCTGA